AATAGACGAGACGATGTCCTTGTGCTGATAGACGAATACCAGTAAAGTAGTCTTCACTGAGAGAATCGGTGACAAAACCGCCAATTTCCTCAAGTGGTTTGCGTCTAACGACAAAAGAAGTTCCCGAACAAACTACGCTTCCTGCTGCATCTTTAATAGGTTGCAATTGTCGGTAAAATACTTCTTCTTCTGGCGTTAAAATTTCTTCTAGACCCAAATTACGAGCAATAGGGTCTATATTATAGAAGCTTTGCGGTGTTTGTACTAAAGCTACTTGTTTGTCTTGAAAAAAACCCACAGTTCGTTTTAAAAAGTTACGGGTAGGAACAAAATCTGCATCAAAAACTACGATCAACTCTCCCGTCGTTTTACCCAAAGCGTGGTTAAGATTACCTGCTTTAGCGTGACTGTTATCGGGTCGAGTTAAATATTTACAGCCTAATTCTCTTGACAGTTGAGCCATTTCCGGTCTTTTGGTATCGTCGAGTACGTAAACCGTTTTAAAAGGGTAATCGAGAGCTTGGCAACCGATAACGGTGCGTCTGAGAATAAATTCAGGCTCATTATAAGTAGGAATAAAAATATCTACCGCAGGTTGAAAGCTACCTTCAGTAACCGCTACTGATAGTTCATCCGCTTCTCGATAACGGTTGGTGACTTTCAACATTAAGACTAACTGGATTGTGCTACTAAAAAGAACGAAAACTTCAAAAAAATATAAAGCTAAACTGAAAATTCCGTTAAGAGGATCGCTTAAATTTAAAGTCGACAAAGTCCGCCAGAGTAAATAGCGTACTACTAATAAGAGTAAAATTAAGACTACTGTTACCCTTGACCAGTGAGTAGGTTTAGGTGAAACCTTAGTAATTCCCAAAGCAATTAGAAAAAAACCAATAGTAGGAAAAAACAAAAATTGTCCTACTAGCATGGGAGTTTCTAACCACATAGGTGGGTTGCGTTGAAGATTCTCTAAATAGCTAAAAAGTAATTCAACGCTTTCCCAACCTGCTAACCAGAGAATAATAATTAAAGCAAAAATTAGAATGGATCCAAACAAAACTAAAGTGGCTGTTTGTGGTCTAGCTTTTAAAAAATATTGGAATTTCATCGCTTAATTAAAAACTCGCCTATTTACATGTATAGCAATACTTAATGAAAATAAGCTGAGAACTCGTTAGTTTTCAGAGTGGCTGTTTCTAAAAACCACTCTCATTGTTCTGCTCTTAACGCTTAGCTAACTTTTTACTGTTGATCTTGCGTAGACGAATAGATAAAGGAGTAATTTCCACCAGTTCATCCGAAGCAATATATTCTAAAGCTCTTTCGAGACTCATTTCTATGGGCGATTGCAATTGTACCAACTCATCCCCTGTAGCTGAACGGTGATTAGTGAGCTGTTTAGTTTTACAAACGTTGAGCTCTAAATTTTGAGAACGGTTATGTTCACCGATAATCATCCCTTTGTATACTTTAGTCCCTGGAGTGATAAAGAAAACACCCCGATCCTCAGCGTTTTTCATCGCGTAAAAAGTAGCCACTCCCTCTTCGAAAGCGATCATCGTGCCATTATAACGAGTTTCTACCTCACCACAGAGAGGGCGGTATTCTAAGAAACTGTGGTTCATAATTCCTTCACCACGAGTCAGACGGATAAAATCGCCGCGAAAACCGATCAATCCGCGAGCAGGTACCACGAATTCAAGCTGAGTGCGACCATGACCCCCTGCTTGCATATCCTGCATTTCTCCCTTACGCTGACCTAAACGTTCAATACAAGCGCCAACAGCGTCGTCAGGAACGTCTAAAACCAGATATTCAAATGGTTCGCAGGGTTGACCACTTACCTCTCGATAGATAACTTGGGGTTGGGAGACTTGGAACTCATAACCCTCGCGACGCATGGTTTCAATCAGGATACCCAGATGCAACTCTCCCCGTCCGGAGACCAAAAATTGCTCAGGGGAATCTCCATCTTCGACGCGTAAAGCCACGTTAGTTTCTAATTCTCGCATCAGGCGATCGCGTATCTGTCTAGAGGTCACAAAAGTCCCCTCAGTCCCTGCAAATGGAGAATCATTTACCGAGAAAGTCATTTGTAGAGTTGGTTCGTCTACTTTAATTAAAGGTAAAGCTTTAGGTTCATCGGGACAAGTAATCGTTTCACCGATATTAGCGTCAGCGAAGCCAGCCACAGCTACGATATTACCAGCGCTCGCTTCCGTTAGTTCTATGCGTTGTAGTCCTTCAAAGCCCAAGAGTTTAGTAATTCTGCCCTTAACGATTTCGTCGTTATCTTTCATCAAAGCCGCTTGTTGATTAGCTCTGATGGTCCCATTATGAATCCTGCCGATCACAATCCGACCGAGATACTCTGAATAATCTAGGGTTGTTACCTGTAGTTGTAGAGGTTTTTGGGGATCGCCTGCCGGGGGCGGAACGTGTTGTAAAATCGCTTCAAACAGGGGCTGCATATCTTTCCCCTCGTTGTTTAGGTCTGTTTTGGCGTAGCCTGATAAACCCGATGCAAATAGAGTTACAAAATCGCATTGATCGTCATCGGCGCCCAACTCGACAAACAGATCGAAGACTTTATCTATTGCTGCGTCGGGTTCAGCTTGAGGGCGATCTATTTTATTAATAACTAGGATAGGACGTAGACCCTTTTCTAGGGCTTTTTTGAGGACAAAGCGAGTCTGAGGCATAGGTCCTTCGTTGGCGTCTACAATTAAGATACAGCCGTCTACCATCCCTAAAACCCGTTCTACTTCTCCGCCAAAATCTGCGTGTCCGGGGGTATCAACGATATTAATCAAAATATCTTTATAACGAACCGCGGTATTCTTTGATAAAATGGTGATGCCCCGTTCTCTTTCCAAATCGTTGGAATCCATGACACAGGTGGGTACTTGTTCCCCATCGCGGAAAATACCAGACTGTTTTAAAAGGGCGTCAACTAAAGTCGTTTTACCATGGTCAACGTGAGCGATGATGGCGACGTTGCGAATAGGAAGAGACATAGAAATAATTTTAAACTAAAACTTTCTTAACAATTTTAACTCATCTAAGGTCTTTGTGACTAAACCATGATTAATCGATTTCACCTCAATTATCCCCAAGGTAGTCTCACGAGTGAGTTAATTACCATCGAACATGGCAAGTACATAGTCAAAGTCACCGCGGCTGTCGATAGTAAAGTCATGGCTACCGGTTTAGCTGGAGCTGCCACGATTGAGGAAGCAGAGGATCGCGCTCGAGATCGGGCTTTATCCGCCCTGTCTTTTTCTGATGATAAAATTAAATCCCAAGCCAAACCTGGGACACCCAATCTTTCCTTAGTGACTCCCCCTCCACCGGTGACGGAGTTGCCACGAGAAATACCCAAAAATTCCAACGTTACGGGGGATTTAGTTTCTGATACCATCGCTGAGATCAATCTGCAGATGAAACGTCTCGAGTGGACTAAAGAACAGGGGGCGGAGTATTTGCTTAAAACCTACGGTAAAAAATCCCGCCACCTGCTCTCTGATCAAGAACTTTTGGAGTTTTTAGGCTATTTGCAAAATCAACCAGAAGCTTGAACGGTAAGTTTTTTTCTGATAGTAGGTTCAATTACTTTGTCGATTAAACCGTATTGTTTGGCTTCTTCGGCTGACATAAAGAAGTCTCTTTCTGTATCTTCTTCGATTTTTTCTAAGGGTTGATTGGTGTTATTAGCTAGATACAGGTTGAGTTTTTTCTTGATGTATAGGATTTCTTGAGCTTGAATAGCAATGTCTGCCGCTTGTCCTTGGGCGCCACCTAGGGGTTGGTGAATCATAATGCGAGAATTGGGTAGACTCATGCGTTTTCCTTTAGCCCCTCCAGTTAAGAGAAAAGCACCCATACTAGCAGCTAAACCGATGCAGATGGTAGATACGTCGGGACTAACTTGGTTCATCGTATCAAAAATACCCAATCCTGCAGATACTGAACCTCCGGGAGAGTTGATATAGAGATTGATGTCTTTCTCTGGATCTTCTGCTTCTAAGAAGAGTAATTGAGCCACGATTAAGTTGGCTAATTCGTCGGTGACTTCTTCTCCTAGGAAAATGATTCTCTCGCGCAGTAGTCGAGAATAGATGTCAAAGGCGCGTTCGCCACGACCAGAAGTTTCAATTACGGTTGGAATCATTAATTTTTCCGATAGCCTTTTCTTTTGATTGTAGCGATTACTGAGAACATTCAGAGAAGATAACTGTTTCAATCCTCTGTAATGCTGCGTCTAGATCGTCATTAATTATCTGATAATCAAATTCGACGGCTGCTTGTAGTTCTAGCTTAGCTTGTTCTAGACGTTTGTGAATATCAGTGTCAGAATTATTGCCTCTGTTTCTTAAACGATGTTCCAATTCGGCGAAAGATGGAGGCAAAATAAATAAACTTAGAGTGTTGGAAAAATTCTTTTTAATTTTACGAGCGCCTTGTACTTCAATTTCCAGAATTACCCATCGACCTTGCTCAATTTTTGTTTCTACTTGCTGGCGAGGTGTCCCGTAGTAGTTTCCTGTGTATTCTGCCCATTCTAACAGGGTTTGGCTGGCAATCATTGCCTCGAATTGACAGGGATTGACAAAGTAATAGTCTTTACCGTTTACTTCACCAGGACGAGGGGAACGTGTGGTGGCGGAGATAGAGAGATATAGTTGGGAATGACGGTTTAGCAACTCTCGCACTATAGTTCCTTTACCCACGCCACTGGGACCGGTGATTAGGATTAGTTTACCCTTGGTCATTGGCTTGTGTATTTAGTTATTATTGCTCCCAGATTCTTTATGAATTACAAAACGATGAGCGACGGTTTCAGGTTGAATAGCTGAGAGCACAATATGACTAGAATCTGTAATAATTACTGCTCTGGTACGCCTTCCGTAGGTGGCATCGATGAGTTTGCCTTCTTCTCTAGCTTCTGTAATAATGCGCTTAATTGGTGCAGATTCTGGGCTAACGATCGCGATTACCCGGTTCGCCGATACAATATTACCAAAACCAATGTTAATTAGTTGTATTTCCATGAATAAATAGTGACTAATCTGTTTATATTCTTGTTCAAACGATATAATTCTAATATTATCTCTAAAAACCGAGGATTTCAACGCTAAAATCTAAATTGTTAACTATATTGTCCCTTTTTTCACCTTAATCTTTGTAACTTATTATGCAGCCTGTTGATTATACAACTATGATAGCTGCGTGTTCTCAGCTAGAAAAAGACTGGCTACCTGGAAGGGTAGAGCAAGTTTATCAGCGCGATCGCTACACCGTATCTCTAGGTTTGCGCACCTTCAAACAAAAAGGTTGGTTAGATTTAGCTTGGCACCCTCAAGGAGCGAGAATATGTCTAGGTTCAGATCCTCCTCGCACTCCCGATACATTTACTTTTAGCGATCAGCTTCGTCATCAGTTAAAGGGTTTTGCTCTAATTAAAATTGAACCGGTAACACCATGGGAGAGAGTCTTAGATTTACAGTTTGCTAAACGTCCGGGAGAGGAAGCTTCTTGGCATCTGTATCTGGAAATTATGGGAAAATACAGTAACCTAGTTTTAACGAACACGCAACAACAGATTATTACTGTAGCCCATCAAGTCAGCTCGACTCAATCTAGTTTACGTCCATTACAAACGGGACAAAGTTATGAACTTCCTCCACCCCTGACGACGCAGATTCCTAGCTTGACAGAAGATTATACTACGTGGCAGCATAGGTTGAGTCTGATTCCTAGGGCGATCGCGCCTGGATTATTAAAAACCTATCGCGGTTTGAGTCCCACTTTGGTACGCTTATTACTACGTAGAGCTGGTTTAGATTCAGAAAAGTCTGTAGATAGCTTATCTTCTTCTGACTGGCAACAACTCTTCACGGTTTGGCAAGAATGGCTCTATATCTTAAGCGATCAAGAATTTGTTCCTGTTTGGACCGACGATGGTTACAATGTACTCGGCTGGAATGGGTGGACTACCAGTAAAAATGTCAGTGAGCTGCTCAATAGTTATTATACCGAGCAACTCAGTCAACAAGTTTTTCAACAGCTCCGTCAACAATTAGAGCAAAAAATTAAGCATAGTTTGAGCAAACTTCGCACAAAACGAGATACATTCGCTGCTAAACTTCAAGAATCTCAAGAAGCCGAGCAATACCGTCAAAAAGCTGATTTACTCATGGCCCATCTGCACCAGTGGGAACCAGGGATGAGTAGGATTACCCTAGCTGATTTTGAGACGCTTCAACCAGTGAGTATTAAGCTCAATCCCGAAAAAAATGCAGTACAAAACGCTCAGACACTCTATAAAAAACATCAAAAACTAAAAAGAGCCCGTGATGCGGTTATTCCCCTTTGGCAAGCGACTTTAGCAGAAATACATTACTTAGAACAAATAGAAGTAAATTTAGCCCAGTTGGAGCTTTATACCCAAGCCGATGATTTACTTGCTCTTGAAGAAATTAAAGCAGAATTAATCCAACAAAACTATTTGCCATCTCTACATCAACATGTAAGTAATAATAAAGTTACGTCAGAGCCTCATCGCTACTCTACACCCTCGGGCTTTCAGTTGTGGATTGGCAGAAATAATCGACAAAATGAACAGTTAACTTTTCGTACTGCGGGAGATTATGATTTGTGGTTCCACACCCAAGAAATCCCCGGAAGTCATGTTTTACTGCGTTTAGAACCAGGTAGCGTCCCTTACGAACAAGACTTACAATTTAGCGCTGATTTGACGGCTTATTATAGTCAAGCTCGTGAAAGCGATCGCGTTCCTGTTATTTATACTGAACCTAAATATGTATATAAACCGAAAGGTGCTCAACCAGGGATAGCAATCTATAAGAAAGAACGAGTTATTTGGGGACGTCCTCAAGTGGCTAAAGCTTATTTAGAAGCTAACTCTCAAGAGTGATAAACTAAAAATGTGTCAAGATGTGTAGGAGGTAATAGCGTTATGTTTGGTAACAAATTAAACTTTATTTTTGGTGTAATCATTAGTACGTCAGTTTTAGTATTTATCAGTACTAGCAATGTTTTCGCTTACCTTAGCTCCTTTAATAATAATTCTGAACAACCAGTTACAGTTGAACATTTAATTAGTCAAGCAAACTATGATGCTGTAGAAATCAAAACCATTCCTGTTAGAGAAAACATCTATATGTTAATAGGAGAAGGTGGTAATATAGGAGTTTCTACAGGAGAAGATGGCGCCTTATTAATTGATAGTCAATTTGCTCCCTTGACTGCCAAAATTGAAGCGGCAGTAAAAGCAATTAATCCACAAGCAATCACCTATTTAATTAACACTCATTATCATTTTGATCATACTGGTGGTAATGAAAATCTAGCTAAGCTGGGGGTTAAAATCATTGCCCACGATAATGTATCAAAGCAGATGAGTATTCCCCATACTTATGCTGTGCTTGGGATGGAAACACCAGCTCAACCCCAAGAAGCTCTACCAGTAGTTACTTTTAGCCAAAGCATGAATTTAGAACTAAATGGCAATCAAGTTTATGCTTTTCATATTCCTCTTGCTCATACTGATGGGGATGTTATTATTCAATTTAAAGATAAAAATGTGATTCATGCGGGGGATATTTATTTTCAAGGAATGTATCCCTTTATTGATACAGAAGTTGGTGGCTCTGTAGCGGGTATGATTAGTGCTGTTGACCAGATTTTACCATTGTGTAATGAAGAGACTTTAATTATTCCAGGCCACGGTAATTTATCTAATTGTCAAGAATTAGGAAAATATCAAGAAATGCTTAAAACTGTTAATCAAAGAGTTGAAGATGGAATAGCACAACAGATGAGTTTAGAAGATTTAATTGCCGGGAATATTCTAGCCGACTTAGATGAAAAGTGGGGTAAGGGATTTTTAAAGGCTGAGCAATTTATAACTATTGCCTATCAAGGGATGAAAAAGTAATTGTTAAGATTGAGTGATTTCTGTATACTCTGCGTAAACTTCTTCTGCAGTCAGATTTTCAGTTTCATTAGCAAAACAGTAGTATGCAGGTTTCTCGTCTGTAAATATTTGTTTGACGAAAACCAAGTTATCAACATCGCTGAATAAACCCACAGGAATAAAATATTGATACCCTTGTTTCAATCTATAAAACAAGTGAGTGCCACATTGAGAACAAAAGCCGCGTTCTGCCCAAGCGGAAGATTCATAAATAGTTATATTTTCTTTACCTTCAAATTCAACAACGTTACTACATTCAACTGCTAACAGTGGACCTCCACCCCATTTTCTACACATCGCACAGTGACAGGCGGCAACGCGATGATCGAGATTACTGGCGTTAATGGTTACAGAACCGCAAAGACAACTAGCTTTTTGTGAAGTTGTGTTGGTCATTTTTTTACTTACCTTCTATACATGATCACAGCTATTTTCTCTCATGGTAACCGATGATATGTAAATTTATTTAAAGAAAATAGTATAGAAAAATACAGTAATTCTAGGTTTACTTTAAAAATATCAGAGAGAATGATGCTAAATCAATCCTATTGATTTAAAATACAACTCAAATAACAAAAATTGTTGAATTATGCATCAAATTTTACAGAGGAGCTTAGAGATAGGATCAGGACTAGTCATAGCACAGCCTGGACCTCCCGGTGCTAATGATTTCTTAAGAGGAAATATCGGTCAAGATATCTGGGGAATAGTTAAAGCGATTATTATTCTGGTGGTTGGCTGGATCATTGCTACCGTTGTTAGAAGTCTGATTGAAAAAATACTCAAACAGACAGATATAGATAATAGAATAGCAGCTTGGGTAATGGGTAGTAGCGACGAAGAACGATTAGTTCCTGTAGAAAAATGGGGGGCTAATATCGCTTTTTGGATCGTCTTTTTATTCGCGATCGTCGCCGCATTAAACTCATTACGATTAGAAGCGGTTTCAGTACCCTTAAACAACTTACTGAATCAGATCACAACTTTTATACCGCAAGTTGCCGGTGCAGCTTTATTGCTGGGTTTAGCTTGGTTGTTAGCTACCTTAGCAAAGATTGTAGTCACCAGAACTTTACAAACTGTGCGCTTAGATGAGCGTGTAGGACAACAACTGTCTGATTCGACGGTTACTACTAATCAGTTCGCCTTAAGTAACACCATTGGTAATGCGATTTACTGGTTAATCTTTTTAATTTTCATACCTGCGGTCCTCAGCACTCTCAGATTAGAGGGAACTCTGGGACCAGTACAGGCGATGGTAAACGATATTTTAGCAGTACTTCCCAAAATACTTAGCGCTGTACTAATCGCTGCGGTAGGTTGGTTTATTGCTCAAATCGTGCGCAACATCGTCACCAATCTGTTGATGGCTACGGGAATAAACCGTATCGGTGCAAAATTCGGTCTCTCTCAAGCCCCAGAAGGTCGTTCTTTAGCTTGGATTATCGGTACGATTGTTTATGTGTTCATCCTGATTCCCACTGGGATTGAAGCTCTCAATAAGTTAAATATTGAGTCTATTTCTGGACCGGGAACTCAGATGCTGCAGCAGGTGCTCAACAAAATACCTCAGATTTTCAGCGCCGTGGTGGTGTTGATTTTGGCTTATATCATCGCTAAATACGTGGGTGATTTTGTTACGGATATTTTGCGAGAAGTTGGTTTTGACAACGTTTTTCAATGGTTAGGAATTGCCACACCTTCTCCTGAACTAAAGGTAAAAATACCCACTGACACAACTAGTGAAACCACAACAACCACAAAGGTACAGGGAACAACGGTTGTCTCTGGACTAGAAGGGGAAAGAATACCTAGAACTATTCCTAAGCGTAGCCCTTCGGAATTGGTAGGGATAATTGTGGTAGTGGGGATTATGCTCGTCGCGGCGCTGACTGCAGTGGATATTCTCGAAATACAAGCACTGAGAACTGTGGTGGGTGTGATTTTGATACTCGCAGGTAGAGTATTATTGGCTTTGGTGATTTTGGCGATTGGTTTATATTTAGCTAATTTTGCTTTTAGCTTTATCACTAGTTCTGGTACGAATCAGTCCAGGACTTTAGCTCAAAGCGCTCGCATCGCTATAATCATACTGTCAACCACAATGGCATTACAGCAGTTGGGTATTGCTCCCAATATAATTAACCTGGCTTTTGGTTTATTATTAGGAGGAGTAGCAGTAGCGATCGCTCTCGCCTTCGGTTTAGGTGGAAGAGATATCGCAGCGCAACAAATTCGTGAATGGCGCGATTCTTTTAAAAACCAGTAGTAATAATGGGGGGTGATATTTCCCCCCGTAGCCAAAAATGTTACCAATTATTTACTCAGAAGCATTTTTACGTCATCAGACTGGAATAGGTCACCCAGAGAAACCGGAACGTCTGACGGCGATCGTAGGGGCTTTAAAAAGCGCTCCTTGGGCGTCAGAACTCTTGTGGGAATTACCAACCCCAGTAGATTCTGATCGCGTTCTCAAGATGGTAGAAACAATACATAGTCTAGAACACTTGGAACTGCTGAAAATGATCGCAACTACTGGAGGAGGCGCCATCGATGCAGATACCCCCATATCTCCCGATAGCTACGATGTGGCTTTACTCGCCGTCAGCGCTTGGTTAGACGGAGTTGATCGCGTTTTAACTACGGGTAAACCCGCTTTTGTCTTAGCGCGACCTCCCGGACACCACGCCACTCGAGATGACGCTATGGGTTTTTGTCTGTTGTCCAACGCCGCGATCGCCGCTCATTATGCACTTAAACAACCACAAATACAGCGAGTGGCTATTTTAGACTGGGATGTACATCATGGCAATGGTACCCAAGCTATAGTAGAGAGTAATCCGCAGATCGCCTATTGTTCTCTGCATCAGTTTCCCTGTTATCCAGGAACGGGGAGAGCCAGCGAACGGGGTTTCTACGAGAACGTGCTGAATCTGCCCATGTTAGCCCATAGTACTATCACCGAATATCAGAAAGCTTTTAGCGATCGAGTGGTTCCTTTTTTAACCCAGTTTCAACCCGATTTACTAATTGTGAGTGCGGGTTACGACGCCAACGCCTTAGATCCTTTAGCTTCTATAGATCTACAACCTCAAGACTACGGCATTTTTACTGATTATTGTCTGCAAATTACCAATCGTGTCGTTTTTGGTTTAGAAGGTGGTTATCATTTGCCTGCTTTAGCGCAATCGGTGCAAGCTACTATTGCTAGTTGTCTCAAAAATACCCCTTAGAAAAATATGGATTATTTATCCGTCTTAATAGAAGCGAGTCATTTAAAATATCTCCTATTCAAGGAAAAAGGGGAAGGGGTAAAGGGGAAAGGTTTAACTTCACAGCTATTACCTAACACCTCAAACCTAACGTTACCATAATTTATATCAAGATTCTGTAAGGTCAATCATGCTACTAGAAGACTATTTTAACTTTTTAGCTCCAGATGATATTCGGCTAAAAGGCACGCGTATAGGAATTGAGACGATTCTGTTTGATTATCTATTCCGTGCCCGAACCCCGGAGGAAATCGCTAAAATCTATTCATCTCTGACTCTGGAGCAAATTTATGCCACGATTCTTTATTACCTACATAACAAAAAAGCTATAGATGCTTACATGACCGACTGGTTAGAGTGGGCTGAACATATGCGTGAAGAACAACGCCGCAATCCACCTCTTATTACAGTAAGACTACATAAACTGAGAGCAGAAAGGGAGGCAATGAAGCAGGCAGATGACCCTCAAATACCTCATGGATGAGAATGTCGATCCGACCTACACAACTCAACTCCGTCGACTGAAGCCTGATTTATTTGTTCTGGCAGTAGGTGACTTGACAGCACCACCTAGAGGAACGCTCGACCCAGAAATTTTATGCTGGTGTGAAGAACGTAGTTTTATTCTGGTCACCAACAATCGCAAATCTATGCCTGTTCATCTAAACGATCATATTGCCAAAGATCGCCACATACCAGGAATTTTGATCTTGAACGCTAAATTAACTATAGGGGAGAATCTTGAGGAGTTGATCCTCATAGCTGACGCTTCATTTGAGGGTGAATATCAGGATCGAATTGATTTTTTGCCTCTACTTTAATGTTCCAATCTATAAAGACGACTTTTTACCCAAAACGAGGGGAGGATGTCAATTTAAGGTGAACATATCCATATCCTCGAATACGTCTCCTACCTCAAGCTTATCAACTTCTTCAACGATCGCAATTAAATCCCCATCTTTTGTAGAAACTCGCATATTCCCATCCAAAGATTCCCAGCTATATTGATCTGGTGTTCCCGCAAGGATTAATAAATCTTTCCCGCTGATAAAGTTTTGAATTGTAGCATAATCTTCGTCTCCTTTACCTACATAAAACGCTTCAGCAGTCGTATTAACAGAGGTGATGAAACTCCCCAGGACAAACTCATTACCGCCAGTTTCTACACCAATTAAGACGTCTACTTCTCCTGAACCATTATTATTAAAACGTAGGGGAAAATCATCAGGATGTTCTTTCACTAACTCGATATCTACCCCCATCACATGCGTATGAGCGCCCTCACCAAAAGCCTGCACTGTATCATTTCCTGCAGTACCAGTGAAAAAAGTCTCATAAAGTTCTCCATCGGGTCTAGGGGTTGTTTGTCCAACTTGAGTATAGTGGTCTAATCCGGACTTGTATTGACCCTGTTTGATTAATTCTTCCACATCAGGGTTGGCAAAAATATACATTTCTTCATTAAAACTGTCTGTAATGGGAGCTGCTAAAACAACTGTACTAAAAAACAGACAAACAAGCGGTAAAAATCTCATCATCTATCTCCTTTAAAATTGTAGTGAAAAAGAACCGATTACGGTAAAAGGTTGACCAGGTTCAATTCCTGTATCGCCTGCATTAGCCGCGTTGATATAGTAAACATCGGCAATATTTTTGAAGTTGAGAGCAAAACGGTAGCGGTTACGATTGTAGAAAATAGCCGCATTTCCAATAAGATAATCACCCACCGTATAGCTATTGGCTAAATCTCCAAAGCGATCGCCCACATAATTTAAACCCGCACCAAAGCCTAATCCTTGTAGAGTACCTGATTGAATTTCATAGGTCATCCACAGACTCGCCGAGTTATAGGGAACACCAAATAGGCGATTATCAATGAGACTGGGATCTGGATCTTCTGTAACCTTGGCGTCAATGTAAGCGTAAGAAGCAATGATATTCCATCCTGGTAAAATTTCACCCACAAGATCTAACTCAACCCCTTCGCTTTTTTGTTCGCCGATCGCAGCTGAGAATAAGGGATTATTGGGATCGGTAACCCCTACATTCTCCTTAGTGATATTAAAATAGGTCACCGTTGCTAGTAATCTTTGCTCGAATAATTCTGTTTTGATACCTACCTCGAATCCTTCGCCCCTTTCTGGTTCCAACGTTTCACCTGTGACCGTTGTTTCGCTACTAGGATTGAAAGATTGGGAGTAATTAGCAAAAACACTGAGTGCTGGAATAGGACGATACAACAAGCCAACCCTGGGGATAAAAGCATCAT
This genomic window from Gloeocapsa sp. PCC 73106 contains:
- the typA gene encoding translational GTPase TypA, producing the protein MSLPIRNVAIIAHVDHGKTTLVDALLKQSGIFRDGEQVPTCVMDSNDLERERGITILSKNTAVRYKDILINIVDTPGHADFGGEVERVLGMVDGCILIVDANEGPMPQTRFVLKKALEKGLRPILVINKIDRPQAEPDAAIDKVFDLFVELGADDDQCDFVTLFASGLSGYAKTDLNNEGKDMQPLFEAILQHVPPPAGDPQKPLQLQVTTLDYSEYLGRIVIGRIHNGTIRANQQAALMKDNDEIVKGRITKLLGFEGLQRIELTEASAGNIVAVAGFADANIGETITCPDEPKALPLIKVDEPTLQMTFSVNDSPFAGTEGTFVTSRQIRDRLMRELETNVALRVEDGDSPEQFLVSGRGELHLGILIETMRREGYEFQVSQPQVIYREVSGQPCEPFEYLVLDVPDDAVGACIERLGQRKGEMQDMQAGGHGRTQLEFVVPARGLIGFRGDFIRLTRGEGIMNHSFLEYRPLCGEVETRYNGTMIAFEEGVATFYAMKNAEDRGVFFITPGTKVYKGMIIGEHNRSQNLELNVCKTKQLTNHRSATGDELVQLQSPIEMSLERALEYIASDELVEITPLSIRLRKINSKKLAKR
- the clpP gene encoding ATP-dependent Clp endopeptidase proteolytic subunit ClpP; protein product: MNVLSNRYNQKKRLSEKLMIPTVIETSGRGERAFDIYSRLLRERIIFLGEEVTDELANLIVAQLLFLEAEDPEKDINLYINSPGGSVSAGLGIFDTMNQVSPDVSTICIGLAASMGAFLLTGGAKGKRMSLPNSRIMIHQPLGGAQGQAADIAIQAQEILYIKKKLNLYLANNTNQPLEKIEEDTERDFFMSAEEAKQYGLIDKVIEPTIRKKLTVQASG
- the gmk gene encoding guanylate kinase: MTKGKLILITGPSGVGKGTIVRELLNRHSQLYLSISATTRSPRPGEVNGKDYYFVNPCQFEAMIASQTLLEWAEYTGNYYGTPRQQVETKIEQGRWVILEIEVQGARKIKKNFSNTLSLFILPPSFAELEHRLRNRGNNSDTDIHKRLEQAKLELQAAVEFDYQIINDDLDAALQRIETVIFSECSQ
- the remA gene encoding extracellular matrix/biofilm regulator RemA, which translates into the protein MEIQLINIGFGNIVSANRVIAIVSPESAPIKRIITEAREEGKLIDATYGRRTRAVIITDSSHIVLSAIQPETVAHRFVIHKESGSNNN
- a CDS encoding NFACT family protein produces the protein MQPVDYTTMIAACSQLEKDWLPGRVEQVYQRDRYTVSLGLRTFKQKGWLDLAWHPQGARICLGSDPPRTPDTFTFSDQLRHQLKGFALIKIEPVTPWERVLDLQFAKRPGEEASWHLYLEIMGKYSNLVLTNTQQQIITVAHQVSSTQSSLRPLQTGQSYELPPPLTTQIPSLTEDYTTWQHRLSLIPRAIAPGLLKTYRGLSPTLVRLLLRRAGLDSEKSVDSLSSSDWQQLFTVWQEWLYILSDQEFVPVWTDDGYNVLGWNGWTTSKNVSELLNSYYTEQLSQQVFQQLRQQLEQKIKHSLSKLRTKRDTFAAKLQESQEAEQYRQKADLLMAHLHQWEPGMSRITLADFETLQPVSIKLNPEKNAVQNAQTLYKKHQKLKRARDAVIPLWQATLAEIHYLEQIEVNLAQLELYTQADDLLALEEIKAELIQQNYLPSLHQHVSNNKVTSEPHRYSTPSGFQLWIGRNNRQNEQLTFRTAGDYDLWFHTQEIPGSHVLLRLEPGSVPYEQDLQFSADLTAYYSQARESDRVPVIYTEPKYVYKPKGAQPGIAIYKKERVIWGRPQVAKAYLEANSQE
- a CDS encoding MBL fold metallo-hydrolase, with translation MFGNKLNFIFGVIISTSVLVFISTSNVFAYLSSFNNNSEQPVTVEHLISQANYDAVEIKTIPVRENIYMLIGEGGNIGVSTGEDGALLIDSQFAPLTAKIEAAVKAINPQAITYLINTHYHFDHTGGNENLAKLGVKIIAHDNVSKQMSIPHTYAVLGMETPAQPQEALPVVTFSQSMNLELNGNQVYAFHIPLAHTDGDVIIQFKDKNVIHAGDIYFQGMYPFIDTEVGGSVAGMISAVDQILPLCNEETLIIPGHGNLSNCQELGKYQEMLKTVNQRVEDGIAQQMSLEDLIAGNILADLDEKWGKGFLKAEQFITIAYQGMKK
- a CDS encoding GFA family protein codes for the protein MTNTTSQKASCLCGSVTINASNLDHRVAACHCAMCRKWGGGPLLAVECSNVVEFEGKENITIYESSAWAERGFCSQCGTHLFYRLKQGYQYFIPVGLFSDVDNLVFVKQIFTDEKPAYYCFANETENLTAEEVYAEYTEITQS